DNA sequence from the Candidatus Korarchaeota archaeon NZ13-K genome:
TAGTCATCGGGCACCATCACGTCAGAGAAGGGATCGTTCAGCGAGGTCCTGGGTTTCATGAATATCACGGGCTCCTTCGGAGGCTCGCTACCCGTCTCGGCAGCGTGTTCAGCGTAGTTCCTCCCCAAGCAAATTATCTTCGGTGGATCAGAGATAGGTCTGATTACCTCAACCTCCTCTAGCCTCAGGGTCCCCTCGAAGGTCCCATTCCCCAAGCCGATGACATCCTCCACCAATCCGGTTTTTATGAGGTCATCTAATGTAGGTGGAAGCCTCTTTCCGAGCCTCCTCGATAGCTCGGATGATGGTACGATCTCATCGTCCAGGAGGATACCGTAATCCCTCACCCCTCCGTGAACGAAGCTCAGCAGCCTCATGCGGATCCGGGAGAATCACTGGCCGGTGCTTATAAACGAGCATTCCGCCGATGCCATCGCGCATCAACAGTCTTGAAATTATATTTCCAAAAATCTGGATAAGAGGAAACAATTTAACAATATGCTGGGGGTCCGAAGGAACGAGCTTCAGAGGAAGGACCTCAGGATCTCCAATACCCTCTGGCCCACCTCCCTGGTCCCGAGGGAACCTCCTACGTCAGGGGTGACGAACCCCAGCTCACAGGCCCTTCTCACGGCATCCTCAATCAACCTAGCCCCCCTTCCGTATCCCAACCAATCTAGCATCATCGAGGCCGAGAGCATGGTCGCCATGGGGTTGGCCAGGTTCCTCCCGGCCAGTTCGGGAGCGGTCCCGTGGACCGGCTCGAATATCGCCCTCCCCTCGCCCAGGTTAGCGCTAGGGTACATGCCCAGCCCCCCTATGAAGGCCGCCGCCAGGTCCGAGAGTATGTCACCGAACATGTTGGTAGTTATTATCACGTCAAAGGGCCTGTCAGTGGCTATCCTCATGGCCGCACTGTCAACGTACATCTCCCTGTACTCGAATCCCTCCTCCGAGGCCACCTGTGAGCAAACCCTCCTGAAGAGCCTGCATCCCTCCAGCACATTGGCCTTGTGAACAACGTAAACCCTCTCCTTCCCCCTCCTCCTCGCGTACTCGTAGCCGAACCTGCATATGCGCTCACTCCCCCGTTTAGTTATCACCCTGAGATCCACGGCAGCATCATCGCCGCTCCACCCGGACATTATGTAGAGGTCCTCAGTGTTCTCCCTGACTATCGTGAGATCGAACCCGGGAACGGCCTTTGGCACGGGATAGGACCTGGCCGGCCTGAGATTAGCGTAAAGATCAAGTTTCTGCCTCAGGGGAAGTATAACCTCCCTCGCGGTCTCCCCTATGGCCACCATGAGGGTGGCATCCGCCTTCAAAACTCCCTGAAAAGTCTCATCCGGCAGTGCGACTCCTATCTTCCTCTTGGTCTCATCACCGGCCTCGTAGAACCTGAGATCCATCGGGATGTTCAGGTGGTCAGCCACAACCTCCAGCAGGGGGACCACAGCATCCATTACCTCCGGACCGACACCGTCTCCCGGGATCAAGGCTATCCTCGGCATCATCTCATCCCCTTGAGATAGGGGATCAATCCCCCAGCCTTGATCATATCAAGCATGAAATCCGGCAGCTTCCTCCCCTTCAGGGTTATCCCCCTCTCCGGCAGCCGCACGACCCCCTCCTCCAGGGAGGCCTCGACGAGATCGCCGTCCTCTATCACCCATGCCTCCGGGAGCTCCAGCAGGGGGAGACCGAGGTTTATAGCATTCCTGAAGAATATCCTGGCGAAGCTCTCAGCTATAACCAGCTCGACTCCAGAGTACTTCAACGCTAGGACGGCCTGCTCCCTGCTGGATCCACAGCCGAAGTTTCTCCCCGCAACCACTATTCTCCTCTCCCTCACCTTCTCCCGGAAGAGGGGATCCAGGTCCTCCATGGCGTGGGCCCTCAGGACTTCCGCGTCGGAGCCGTGCTTCAGGTACCTGGCTGGTATTATGACATCAGTATCTACATTGTCTCCGTACCTCATGACCCTGCCCCTGATGATCAACGGATCACCTCCCTTGGATCCGTGATCCTACCGGTGATCGCTGATGCTGCCACAGTGGCGGCGCTCGCCAGGTAGACCTTAGAGCTCGCATGCCCCATCCTCCCCCTGAAGTTCCTGTTGGATGTCGACACGGCCACCTCACCCTCCGCTAAAACCCCAAGGTGAGCTCCCAGGCAGGGGCCGCAAGTTGGGGGACCTATGACGGCCCCGCTCTCCACTAGGGTCTCCAATACTCCACTCCTCAGGGCCTCAAAGTATATCCTCCGGCTCCCGGGTATGACTATGAGCCTCACCCCATCCCTCACCCTCCTTCCCCTCAGTATCCTAGCAGCCGCCATCAGGTCGCTCATCCTCCCGCCCGTGCAGGAGCCTATGAAGGCCTGATCTATCTCTTCCTGAACCTCTGAAGCCGGTTTAACGTTCGCCGGAGAGTAGGGTAAGGCGACCAGGGGCTCTAGGGAGCCGGCATCGAGATCGATCTCATCGGAGTGACTACCAGGATCAGAGTACTCCGGTCTCATCGGCCTTCTAGCCCTGCCGCTCAGGTAGGAGAAGGTGATCTCATCCGGAGGTATAATGGCCGTCTTCGCCCCCGCCTCGACCGACATGTTCGTGAGGACGAACCTCTCATCCATGGGCATTCCCTCAACCACATCCCCGCTGAACTCCAAGGCCTTGTAATTCGCCCCCTCGACCCCTATCATCGATATGACCTTCAGCACCAGGTCCTTCGCGAACACGAGCTCCGGGAGGGACCCATTAACCCTGATGAGCGTGGTCTCCGGAACCCTGAACCAGAGCCTGCCCGTCGAGAGGGCCGCTGCCATCTCGGTGGCCCCTATGCCG
Encoded proteins:
- a CDS encoding isocitrate/isopropylmalate dehydrogenase family protein encodes the protein MPRIALIPGDGVGPEVMDAVVPLLEVVADHLNIPMDLRFYEAGDETKRKIGVALPDETFQGVLKADATLMVAIGETAREVILPLRQKLDLYANLRPARSYPVPKAVPGFDLTIVRENTEDLYIMSGWSGDDAAVDLRVITKRGSERICRFGYEYARRRGKERVYVVHKANVLEGCRLFRRVCSQVASEEGFEYREMYVDSAAMRIATDRPFDVIITTNMFGDILSDLAAAFIGGLGMYPSANLGEGRAIFEPVHGTAPELAGRNLANPMATMLSASMMLDWLGYGRGARLIEDAVRRACELGFVTPDVGGSLGTREVGQRVLEILRSFL
- the leuD gene encoding 3-isopropylmalate dehydratase small subunit (catalyzes the isomerization between 2-isopropylmalate and 3-isopropylmalate in leucine biosynthesis): MRYGDNVDTDVIIPARYLKHGSDAEVLRAHAMEDLDPLFREKVRERRIVVAGRNFGCGSSREQAVLALKYSGVELVIAESFARIFFRNAINLGLPLLELPEAWVIEDGDLVEASLEEGVVRLPERGITLKGRKLPDFMLDMIKAGGLIPYLKGMR
- a CDS encoding 3-isopropylmalate dehydratase large subunit, with translation MRTAVEKILSRASGREASAGDIVEAEIDVFMIHDPMGALVEDALRELGGRVRYPERVVAIQDHFVPAKDIESANLSKRLREFCRREGISSHYEVGSGICHILLPEEGHVVPGDIVVGTDSHTPTSGALGAFAVGIGATEMAAALSTGRLWFRVPETTLIRVNGSLPELVFAKDLVLKVISMIGVEGANYKALEFSGDVVEGMPMDERFVLTNMSVEAGAKTAIIPPDEITFSYLSGRARRPMRPEYSDPGSHSDEIDLDAGSLEPLVALPYSPANVKPASEVQEEIDQAFIGSCTGGRMSDLMAAARILRGRRVRDGVRLIVIPGSRRIYFEALRSGVLETLVESGAVIGPPTCGPCLGAHLGVLAEGEVAVSTSNRNFRGRMGHASSKVYLASAATVAASAITGRITDPREVIR